Genomic window (Streptosporangium brasiliense):
CGTCGAGTCGCGATCGTCCGGAAAAGTCGCCAATGACCACGGAGAGGATGTTAAGCCAGTTTCTTGCAATGAGCGGGGCTGCCGTAGTCTGATCGTTGGCGACGGCAAGGGAGGAAGCCGGTGTGAAACCGGCGCGGTCCCGCCACTGTGACCGGGGAGCGAACCCCACTCAGGCCACTGTCCGGAGACGGACGGGAAGGCCGGGGGGAGCATCGATCCGGGAGCCAGGAGACTCCAGCCGTCGTAGCCGACGACGACCCGGGGCGAGGACCCCGAGGGAGGAAGCCCTGTGCGCTTTTCGCCGTTCCCGGGCCACCCCGTGGCCCCGCCGAGCCGTACCACGCCGCCTCCGCGGGGGTGCGGCGCGTGATCCTCCTGCTCTCGACCTCCGACACCGACCTGCTCAGCGCCCGCGCGAGCGGCGCCGGCTACCGGCTGGGCAACCCCGCCCGGCTCGCCGCGGCTGACCTGCCGCCCCTTCTCGACGGCGCCGACCTGGTGGTGGTCCGGCTGCTCGGCGGCCGCCGCGCCTGGGAGGAGGGCCTGGACGCCCTGCTCGCCGGGCCCCGGCCCGTCGTCGTGCTCGGCGGTGAGCAGGCGCCCGACGCCGAGCTGATGGAGCTGTCCACCGTTCCCGGCGGGGTCTGCGCCGAGGCGCACGCCTACCTCGCCCACGGCGGCCCGGCCAATCTCACCGAGCTCCACCGGTTCCTGTCCGACACCCTGCTGCTGACCGGGCACGGGTTCGCCGCGCCCGCCCCCACCCCCGGCTGGGGGGTGCTGGAGCGCGTGGCCCGCCGTGAGGACGGGCCGGTCATCGGCGTGCTCTACTACCGGGCCCACCACGTCGCCGGGAACACCGCGTTCGTGGAGACCCTCTGCTCGGCGGTGGAGGACGCGGGAGGCCGGGCACTGCCCGTCTACTGCGCCTCGCTGCGCAGCGCGGAGCCCGGCCTGCTGGAGGTCCTCGGCACGGTGGACGCCCTGGTGGTGACCGTGCTCGCGGCCGGCGGCACCCGCCCGGCCACCGCGTCGGCCGGCGGCGACGACGAGGCCTGGGACGTCGGCGCGCTCGCCGGGCTGGACGTGCCGATCCTGCAGGGCCTGTGCCTGACGAGCAGCCGGTCCACCTGGGAGGACAGCGACGACGGCCTGTCCCCGCTCGACGCGGCGACCCAGGTCGCGATCCCCGAGTTCGACGGCCGGATCATCACGGTGCCCTTCTCCTTCAAGGAGATCGACGACGACGGGCTGACCGTCTACGTCGCCGACCCGGAGCGGGCCTCCCGGGTGGCCGGCATCGCGGTACGGCACGCCGCGCTCCGGCACATCCCGGCCGGTGAGCGGCGGATCGTGCTGATGCTGTCGGCCTATCCCACCAAGCACTCCCGGATCGGCAACGCCGTCGGCCTGGACACCCCGGCGAGCCTGGTGCGGCTGCTGGCGGTGATGCGTGAGCGGGGCTACGACATCGGCGCCGAGGGCGAACTGCCGGGCGTGACCGAGCAGGACGGCGACGCGCTGATCCACGCGCTGATCGCGGCCGGCGGGCAGGACCCCGACTGGCTCACCGAGGAGCGGCTCGCCGGCAACCCGGTGCGCATCGCGGCGGGCCGGTACGCCGAGTGGTACGGCACGCTCCCGGCGGACCTGCGCGCCGGGATGGAGGAGCACTGGGGGCCCGCGCCGGGCGAGCTGTTCGTGGACAGCTCGCACGACCCGGACGGCGAGATCGTGCTGGCCGCGCTGCGCGCCGGGAACGTCGTGGTCATGGTGCAGCCGCCGCGCGGCTTCGGCGAGAACCCCATCGCGATCTACCATGACCCCGACCTGCCGCCCAGCCACCACTACCTGGCGGCCTACCGGTGGCTGGCCGACGGCTTCGGCGCGCACGCCGTGGTGCACGTGGGCAAGCACGGCAACCTGGAGTGGCTGCCCGGCAAGTCGGCCGGGCTGTCGGCCTCCTGCGGCCCCGACGCCGCGCTCGGCGACCTGCCGCTGATCTATCCCTTCCTGGTCAACGACCCCGGCGAGGGCACCCAGGCCAAGCGCCGCGCTCACGCCACCCTGGTCGACCACCTCGTCCCGCCGATGGCCCGCGCCGACACCTACGGTGACATGGCCCGGCTGGAGCAGCTTCTCGACGAGCACGCCTCCATCGCCGCGATGGACCCGGCGAAGCTCCCCGCGATCCGCGCCCAGATCTGGACCCTGATCCAGGCCGCCCGGCTCGACCACGACCTGGGCATCGAGGACCGCCCGCACGACGCCGAGTTCGACGACTTCCTGCTGCACGTCGACGGCTGGCTGTGCGAGGTCAAGGACGTCCAGATCCGTGACGGCCTCCACGTGCTGGGCGCCGCCCCGGAGGGCGGGACCCGCGTCGACCTGGTGCTCGCGATGCTCCGGGCCCGCCAGATGTGGGCGGGCGCGGAGGCCCTCCCCGGGCTCCGCGAGGCGCTGGGCCTGACCGAGGAGGGCACGGCCGGCCGGATCGGCACGGACGGAGCCGAGACCCTCGCCCGGGCGCTGGTCGAGGCCATGGAGGAGCGGGACTGGGACCCGGCCGCCGCCGGCGAGGCGACCGCCGCCGTCCTGGGCGCGGCCCCTTCCCCGGCTCAGGCCACCACGGCCGACTCCGGGCTGGTGGAGCGGATCCTGCGGTTCGCGGCCGCCGAGGTCGTGCCCCGGCTGGCGCGGACCACCGACGAGATCGACGCGATCCTGCACGCCCTCGACGGCGGCTACGTCCCGGCCGGGCCGAGCGGGTCGCCGCTGCGCGGGCTGATCAACGTGCTCCCCACCGGCCGGAACTTCTACTCGGTCGACCCCAAGGCGGTGCCGAGCAGGCTCGCCTGGGAGACCGGGCAGGCGATGGCCGACTCCCTCCTGGAGCGCTACCGGGCCGACACCGGCGACTGGCCGCGCTCGGTCGGGCTGTCGGTGTGGGGGACCAGCGCCATGCGCACCGCCGGGGACGACGTGGCCGAGGTGCTGGCCCTGCTCGGCGTGCGGCCCGTGTGGGACGAGGCGTCCCGGCGGGTCACCGGGCTGGAGGCGATCCCCGCGGCGGAGCTCGGCCGTCCGCGGGTGGACGTCACGGTCCGGATCAGCGGCTTCTTCCGGGACGCGTTCCCGCACGTGGTGGCCCTGCTGGACGACGCGGTACGGCTGGCCGCCGGGCTGGAGGAGCCCGCGGAGCTCAACTACGTCCGGGCGCACGTGCTGGCCGACCGGGAGGTCCACGGCGACGAGCGCAGGGCCACCATGCGGATCTTCGGGTCCCGGCCCGGGGCCTACGGCGCTGGGCTGCTGCCGCTCATCGACAGCCGCAACTGGCGCGACGACGCCGACCTCGCCGAGGTCTACGCGGTGTGGGGCGGCTTCGCCTACGGCCGGGGTGTCGACGGGGTGCCCGCCAGGCAGGACATGGAGGCGGCCTACCGGCGGATCGCGGTGGCGGCCAAGAACGTCGACACCCGCGAGCACGACATCGCCGACTCCGACGACTACTTCCAGTATCACGGCGGCATGATCGCCACCGTCCGCGCCCTGACCGGGAAGGCGCCGGCCGCCTACATCGGCGACAGCACCCGCCCGGACGCGGTCCGCACCCGGAGCCTGTCGGAGGAGACCTCCAGGATCTTCCGCGCCCGGGTCGTCAACCCCCGCTGGCTGGCCGCCATGCGCAGGCACGGCTACAAGGGAGCCTTCGAACTCGCCGCCACCGTCGACTACCTGTTCGGCTACGACGCCACCACCGGCGTGGTCGCCGACTGGATGTACGACAGACTGGCCGCGACCTACGTGCTGGACCAGGAGAACCAGGACTTCCTGGCCACGTCCAACCCGTGGGCGCTGCACGGCATCGCCGAGCGCCTGCTGGAGGCGGCGGAGCGGGGCATGTGGGAGCATCCCGACCCCGACGTCCTGCGCGGCCTCCAGGAGGTCTACCTCAAGTCCGAGGGAGATCTGGAGGACGGCGCCTGATCCCGCGGGGGCGGCTCTCCGGCCGCTCCCGCCCGCCGGTGACGCCCGCCGGTGACGTGTCAGGGCCGCCCGCGAGGAGTGGTCCGCGCGTCGGGAGGCCGGCGGCCGCGCCCTCCGTGGTCCTCAGATGGCGAGGACGGTCAGCGCTGCTTCCACGGCGGCGGCCTTGACCTCGTCGAACGGAAGGTCGGCGTGTTCCACCACGCAGTCCGACATGCCGCCGAGCGCCACGGTCGTGTGGATCCGCGCGGCGTTGGAGGGAGTGGGGCCGAGCAGGAGCGTGGTCAACCGCTTGCGCCACGCCCACATCCGGTCCATCAGGTCGAGCTCGACCAGCGTGGCGGGCGCGTGCAGGACCATCATGATCACTTCCCGGTGCCGCCAGACGAGGTCGAAGTAGTCTTCGAGCAGCCGCCGCCCGTCTCCGGGCTCGCGCTCGGCCACGAATCTCTCCAGATCGTCGATGAGCGGCTGGATGATGCTTCTGACCAGGTCTTCCCTCGACTCGAAGTGGTAGTAGAGGGCCGGTTTGGTGATGCCGAGCCGGTCGGAGATCTGCTTCAGGCTGGTGTTCTGCACGCCCTGCTCCAGGAAGAGCTCGCGGGCCACCGCCTGGATGCGCGTCTTGGTGTCCGAAGGCCTCGTCATGGAACCAAGCGTAGCGCTTACCTATCGTTAAGTAAGCCCTTGCGTCCAATTGTGATCCGTGCTTACCTATCGTTAAGTAAGTAGCTTACCTTCCGTTAAGTAAAAGAGAGTGGCGCATGCGCATCCTCATCTCCGGCGCCAGTGTCGCCGGTCCCGTCCTGGCCTACTGGCTCAACAGCTACGGCTCCGCCGTCACCGTGGTGGAGCGGGCCCCCGCGCTGCGCAAGGCGGGCGGACACGCGGTCGACCTGTTCCGCCCGGCGATGGACATCATCGACAAGATGGGCCTGATCGAGCCGGTCCAGGCCAGGAAGACCGGCACCGAGTGGCTCTCGTTCCGCACGGAGAACGGCGATCGCCCGCACGGACTGGAAGTCGGCAAGCTGATGAGCGTCGTGTCCGACCGGCACGTCGAGATCATGCGGGACGACCTGGGGGAGATCCTCTACGAGGCCACCCGGCACGACGTGGAATACCTCTTCGGCGACTCCATCGCCGCCATGGCCGAGACCGCCGACGGCGTCGACGTCACCTTCGAGCGAGGTCCCGCCCGCAGGTTCGACCTGGTGATCGGGGCCGACGGACTGCATTCCAACGTCCGGCGCCTGGTCTTCGGAGAGGAGTCGCGCTTCTCCACCTGGATCGGGGCCTACCTGGCGGTCATGTCGATCCCCAACTACCTGGGGCTGCGCGACCGCATGGACGGGATCACGGGTGTGAACAGGATGGTGGGCGTGTACGGCGGAGCGCACATGGACGACGCCCGTGCGGTCTTCATGTTCCGCCCCGCCGCCGAGCTCGACTACCACTACCGGGACGTCGACCGGCAGAAGGAGCTGCTGCGCCGGCAGTTCGCCGGGATGGGCTGGGAGGTGCCCCGCCTGCTGGGCGAGGAGCTGGAGCGCGCCTCGACGTTCTACTTCGACTCGGTCACCCAGCTGCGCATGGACACCTGGTCCCGGGGACGGGTGAGCCTGGTCGGCGACGCCGGCTACTGCCCGGGCCCCGCGGTCGGCGGCAGCACCAGCCTGGCCGTCGTGGGCGCCTACGTCCTGGCCGGCGAGCTGGCCGAGGCCCGCGGCGACCACACGCGGGCGTTCCCGGCCTACGAGCGGGAGATCGGCGACTACGTGCGGCGCAGCCGTACCTTCGCCGTCGGCGCCGCCAAGCGGCTCATCCCCGACACCCGCCTGGGCCTGTGGGGCCTGATCCAGGGAGTGCGGCTGGTCAACCACGTCCCCACGC
Coding sequences:
- the cobN gene encoding cobaltochelatase subunit CobN, which translates into the protein MILLLSTSDTDLLSARASGAGYRLGNPARLAAADLPPLLDGADLVVVRLLGGRRAWEEGLDALLAGPRPVVVLGGEQAPDAELMELSTVPGGVCAEAHAYLAHGGPANLTELHRFLSDTLLLTGHGFAAPAPTPGWGVLERVARREDGPVIGVLYYRAHHVAGNTAFVETLCSAVEDAGGRALPVYCASLRSAEPGLLEVLGTVDALVVTVLAAGGTRPATASAGGDDEAWDVGALAGLDVPILQGLCLTSSRSTWEDSDDGLSPLDAATQVAIPEFDGRIITVPFSFKEIDDDGLTVYVADPERASRVAGIAVRHAALRHIPAGERRIVLMLSAYPTKHSRIGNAVGLDTPASLVRLLAVMRERGYDIGAEGELPGVTEQDGDALIHALIAAGGQDPDWLTEERLAGNPVRIAAGRYAEWYGTLPADLRAGMEEHWGPAPGELFVDSSHDPDGEIVLAALRAGNVVVMVQPPRGFGENPIAIYHDPDLPPSHHYLAAYRWLADGFGAHAVVHVGKHGNLEWLPGKSAGLSASCGPDAALGDLPLIYPFLVNDPGEGTQAKRRAHATLVDHLVPPMARADTYGDMARLEQLLDEHASIAAMDPAKLPAIRAQIWTLIQAARLDHDLGIEDRPHDAEFDDFLLHVDGWLCEVKDVQIRDGLHVLGAAPEGGTRVDLVLAMLRARQMWAGAEALPGLREALGLTEEGTAGRIGTDGAETLARALVEAMEERDWDPAAAGEATAAVLGAAPSPAQATTADSGLVERILRFAAAEVVPRLARTTDEIDAILHALDGGYVPAGPSGSPLRGLINVLPTGRNFYSVDPKAVPSRLAWETGQAMADSLLERYRADTGDWPRSVGLSVWGTSAMRTAGDDVAEVLALLGVRPVWDEASRRVTGLEAIPAAELGRPRVDVTVRISGFFRDAFPHVVALLDDAVRLAAGLEEPAELNYVRAHVLADREVHGDERRATMRIFGSRPGAYGAGLLPLIDSRNWRDDADLAEVYAVWGGFAYGRGVDGVPARQDMEAAYRRIAVAAKNVDTREHDIADSDDYFQYHGGMIATVRALTGKAPAAYIGDSTRPDAVRTRSLSEETSRIFRARVVNPRWLAAMRRHGYKGAFELAATVDYLFGYDATTGVVADWMYDRLAATYVLDQENQDFLATSNPWALHGIAERLLEAAERGMWEHPDPDVLRGLQEVYLKSEGDLEDGA
- a CDS encoding TetR/AcrR family transcriptional regulator, yielding MTRPSDTKTRIQAVARELFLEQGVQNTSLKQISDRLGITKPALYYHFESREDLVRSIIQPLIDDLERFVAEREPGDGRRLLEDYFDLVWRHREVIMMVLHAPATLVELDLMDRMWAWRKRLTTLLLGPTPSNAARIHTTVALGGMSDCVVEHADLPFDEVKAAAVEAALTVLAI
- a CDS encoding FAD-dependent monooxygenase, which translates into the protein MRILISGASVAGPVLAYWLNSYGSAVTVVERAPALRKAGGHAVDLFRPAMDIIDKMGLIEPVQARKTGTEWLSFRTENGDRPHGLEVGKLMSVVSDRHVEIMRDDLGEILYEATRHDVEYLFGDSIAAMAETADGVDVTFERGPARRFDLVIGADGLHSNVRRLVFGEESRFSTWIGAYLAVMSIPNYLGLRDRMDGITGVNRMVGVYGGAHMDDARAVFMFRPAAELDYHYRDVDRQKELLRRQFAGMGWEVPRLLGEELERASTFYFDSVTQLRMDTWSRGRVSLVGDAGYCPGPAVGGSTSLAVVGAYVLAGELAEARGDHTRAFPAYEREIGDYVRRSRTFAVGAAKRLIPDTRLGLWGLIQGVRLVNHVPTPIARALVGLGGRGVRLHDEVAVKDYPRGSVVRTDATG